Proteins encoded within one genomic window of Bacillus thuringiensis:
- a CDS encoding enoyl-CoA hydratase/isomerase family protein — protein sequence MTEHVLFSVSENGVASITLNRPKALNSLSYDMLQPIGQKLKEWENDERIALIVLKGAGTKGFCAGGDIKTLYEARSNAVALQHAERFFEEEYEIDTYIYQYKKPIIACLDGIVMGGGVGLTNGAKYRIVTERTKWAMPEMNIGFFPDVGAAYFLNKAPGFAGRYVALTASILKASDVLFINAADYFMTSDVLPNFLTELESVNWHKEDDVHTNLKEVIRTFATTSKLESELAPSLEEINSHFAFDTIEEIIHSLEKDQSSFALKTKETLLSKSPISLKVTLKQFIDGQDKSVEECFATDLVLAKNFMRHEDFFEGVRSVVVDKDQNPNYKYKQLSDVSEEDVNRFFNLLNA from the coding sequence ATGACTGAACACGTTTTATTTTCTGTTAGTGAAAACGGCGTTGCATCAATTACTTTAAACCGCCCAAAAGCACTTAATTCTTTATCCTATGACATGTTACAACCAATTGGGCAAAAACTGAAAGAGTGGGAAAATGATGAGCGAATTGCGCTTATCGTATTAAAAGGAGCTGGCACAAAAGGTTTTTGTGCAGGCGGAGACATTAAAACTCTTTATGAAGCGCGTTCAAATGCAGTTGCATTGCAACATGCGGAACGTTTTTTTGAAGAAGAGTATGAAATTGATACATATATTTATCAATATAAAAAACCAATCATCGCTTGTTTAGATGGAATTGTAATGGGTGGTGGTGTCGGTCTTACAAATGGTGCGAAATATCGTATTGTAACTGAGCGTACGAAATGGGCAATGCCAGAGATGAATATCGGCTTCTTCCCAGACGTCGGTGCTGCTTATTTCTTAAATAAAGCTCCAGGGTTTGCTGGCCGATATGTTGCTTTAACAGCATCTATTTTAAAAGCTTCTGACGTATTATTTATAAACGCTGCTGATTACTTTATGACATCTGATGTATTACCAAATTTCCTTACTGAACTTGAAAGTGTAAATTGGCATAAAGAAGACGATGTACATACTAATTTAAAAGAAGTCATTCGTACATTTGCAACTACTTCAAAATTAGAAAGCGAGCTTGCTCCTTCATTAGAAGAAATTAATTCACATTTCGCTTTCGATACAATTGAAGAAATCATCCATTCATTGGAGAAAGATCAAAGTTCCTTTGCTTTAAAAACGAAAGAAACACTATTATCAAAATCTCCTATTTCACTAAAAGTAACATTAAAACAGTTTATTGATGGACAAGATAAGTCCGTTGAAGAATGTTTCGCTACTGACCTGGTACTTGCTAAGAATTTCATGAGACATGAAGATTTCTTTGAAGGAGTACGATCCGTTGTTGTTGATAAGGATCAAAATCCGAATTATAAATATAAGCAGTTAAGTGATGTTTCAGAAGAAGATGTAAATCGGTTCTTTAACTTACTTAACGCATAA
- a CDS encoding DUF2584 family protein translates to MKFEMHTKIISNEKEVRLHIEENIFQLKLDGYHLFTVQEILPLYKSNEERIGSAMIQKLEWENGKTTINYQLVSLKSVN, encoded by the coding sequence ATGAAATTTGAGATGCACACAAAAATTATTTCAAATGAAAAAGAAGTAAGATTACATATAGAAGAAAACATATTTCAATTGAAATTGGATGGTTATCACTTATTTACAGTTCAAGAAATATTACCTTTATATAAATCAAATGAAGAAAGAATCGGTAGTGCAATGATACAAAAGTTAGAGTGGGAAAACGGAAAAACTACAATTAATTATCAACTTGTATCACTAAAATCAGTAAATTAA
- a CDS encoding exonuclease SbcCD subunit D, with protein MKLFHTADWHLGKLVHGVYMTEDQKIVLDQFVQAVEEEKPDAVIIAGDLYDRAIPPTEAVDLLNDVLQKIVIDLQTPVIAVAGNHDSPDRIHFGSSLMKKQGLFIVGQFQFPYEPIILNDGFGEVHFHLVPYADPSIVRHVLKNEDVRSHDDAMRIFMNELSETMDKEARHVFVGHAFVTSAGEAEENTSDAERPLSIGGAEYVNSHYFDKFHYTALGHLHQAHFVRNETIRYSGSPLAYSISEEKHKKGYYIVELDETGEAIIEKRLLTPRRKMRTVEAKIDELLQHPVSEDYVFVKLLDENPVLQPMEKIRSVYPNAMHVERSIQRREFTESNEVTVSRHKTDDLSLLKAFYKEMKGLDLSEEKERLFVEVLQTVQEREGERG; from the coding sequence ATGAAGTTATTTCATACAGCGGATTGGCATTTAGGAAAGCTTGTTCATGGCGTGTATATGACTGAAGATCAAAAGATTGTATTAGATCAGTTTGTACAAGCTGTTGAAGAAGAAAAACCAGATGCCGTAATTATTGCAGGGGATTTATACGACCGAGCAATTCCACCTACAGAAGCAGTAGACTTATTAAATGATGTGCTGCAAAAAATAGTGATTGATTTACAAACACCAGTTATTGCGGTTGCAGGAAACCATGATAGTCCGGATCGTATTCATTTTGGAAGTAGTTTAATGAAGAAACAAGGATTATTTATTGTGGGACAATTTCAATTCCCATATGAACCAATTATATTAAATGATGGATTTGGCGAGGTTCACTTCCATCTCGTTCCATATGCAGATCCAAGTATAGTTAGACATGTATTGAAAAACGAAGACGTACGTTCTCATGATGATGCGATGCGTATTTTTATGAATGAGCTTTCTGAAACGATGGATAAAGAAGCTAGACATGTATTTGTTGGTCATGCATTTGTAACTTCTGCGGGAGAAGCGGAGGAGAATACAAGTGATGCAGAACGACCACTTTCAATTGGGGGTGCTGAATACGTAAATAGTCATTATTTTGATAAGTTTCATTACACAGCGCTTGGACATTTACATCAAGCGCATTTCGTACGTAATGAGACAATTCGATATTCAGGTTCGCCACTTGCGTATTCTATTTCTGAAGAAAAACATAAAAAAGGTTATTATATCGTGGAACTGGACGAAACAGGGGAAGCAATAATTGAAAAAAGGTTACTTACACCACGTCGCAAAATGCGAACAGTAGAAGCGAAAATAGATGAATTATTACAACATCCAGTAAGTGAAGATTACGTGTTTGTAAAATTATTAGATGAAAATCCTGTCTTGCAGCCAATGGAAAAAATACGTTCTGTATATCCAAATGCAATGCATGTTGAAAGATCCATTCAAAGACGAGAGTTCACAGAGTCAAATGAAGTAACTGTTTCAAGACATAAAACAGATGATTTATCTCTTTTAAAAGCTTTTTATAAAGAAATGAAAGGCTTAGATTTATCAGAAGAGAAAGAGCGTCTATTTGTAGAAGTATTACAAACAGTGCAAGAACGGGAAGGTGAACGAGGATGA
- a CDS encoding SbcC/MukB-like Walker B domain-containing protein codes for MRPIQLIMTAFGPYKQKEVIDFDDLGEHRIFAISGNTGAGKTTIFDAICYVLYGEASGEERSDTSMLRSQFADDNVYTSVELTFQLKGKRYEIKRQLGHKKQGNKTITGHAVELYEVIDEEKVPAVDRFHVTDVNKKVEDLIGLSKHQFSQIVMLPQGEFRKLLTSETENKEEILRRIFKTDRYKLMRELLDQKRKQWKDVLQEKQKERELHFRNVFKLPIRDGALLETLVEQEHVNTHQVVEALEQETAVYKAEVEQLQVEQDVQTKQLKDAETRFHAAKSVNEKFIDLQQKNEKYNTLQENRTVIEMKEASFKRAEQAKRLLPFEQWYEEAMQNEQKAESLLKQIIAKKENILSNFELVQGKYEAVKNKEPEREDAKKLVQRLEELQSIIASLAEKQLNLQNAEIQIGKLKESMQNFDRQLEEHTNQKQLMSSELQQLERALEQYVAKVEELTNMREDAKVLKQAYDVWQEKQKFEKEKETAFTKMQEAVRAYENMERRWLSEQAGILALHLHDGESCPVCGSTNHPKKATEQSDAIDEKELNDLRDKKNLAEKLHVQLDEKWNFYHLQYEQIIVEVKKRGYRSEKLDETYSALVHKGKQLATEVNTLKASEETRKQTAVKIKSVEEKVDALQKQKREVETEQHRIEMDCMQLRTSYEHDKKNIPENLQTVQAWKVQFDQAMHELRLMEDEWKKVQEAYQHWQNENIRIQAEQEGAINQFESAKLKKEETFTRFMKELEQSGFTNQSTYKEAKLSDAEMELIQKEIQSYYSSLEVLAKQIEELHAEVKDKEYMDITVLGEHIQELEINLDIIKEKRQRAQNAVTYISDLHENIKRIDEQIHEEEKAFQELVDLYEVMKGDNESRISFERYILIEYLEQIVQIANERLRKLSNGQFYLKRSERVEKRNRQSGLGLDVYDAYTGQTRDVKTLSGGEKFNASLCLALGMADVIQAYEGGISIETMFIDEGFGSLDEESLTKAVDALIDLQKSGRFIGVISHVQELKNAMPAVLEVTKQKDGCSETRFVVK; via the coding sequence ATGAGACCGATTCAACTAATTATGACGGCATTTGGGCCATATAAACAGAAAGAAGTAATTGATTTTGATGACCTCGGAGAGCATCGTATTTTCGCCATTTCTGGGAATACTGGAGCTGGAAAGACTACGATTTTTGATGCGATTTGTTATGTGTTATATGGTGAGGCAAGCGGAGAAGAACGTAGTGATACGAGCATGCTTCGCAGTCAATTTGCTGATGATAATGTGTATACAAGCGTAGAATTAACCTTTCAGCTAAAAGGGAAACGCTATGAAATAAAACGACAACTGGGACATAAAAAACAAGGGAACAAGACGATCACGGGACATGCAGTAGAATTATATGAAGTAATTGATGAAGAAAAGGTTCCGGCCGTTGATCGTTTCCATGTAACGGATGTAAATAAAAAAGTAGAAGATTTAATTGGTTTAAGTAAACATCAATTTAGTCAAATTGTTATGTTACCGCAAGGGGAATTCCGAAAACTATTAACATCTGAGACTGAAAACAAAGAAGAAATTTTGCGTCGTATTTTTAAAACAGATCGTTATAAGTTAATGCGAGAGTTACTTGATCAAAAACGAAAACAATGGAAAGACGTCTTACAAGAAAAACAAAAAGAGCGAGAGCTACATTTTCGTAATGTTTTTAAATTACCTATCCGAGATGGAGCATTATTAGAGACATTAGTGGAACAAGAGCATGTAAATACGCATCAAGTAGTAGAAGCATTAGAACAAGAAACAGCTGTGTATAAGGCGGAAGTTGAGCAATTACAAGTAGAACAAGATGTTCAAACGAAGCAATTAAAGGATGCTGAAACACGTTTTCACGCAGCGAAGTCTGTAAATGAGAAGTTTATAGATTTACAACAAAAGAATGAGAAATATAATACTTTACAAGAAAATCGTACAGTTATTGAAATGAAAGAAGCATCTTTTAAGCGTGCGGAACAAGCGAAGCGCCTATTACCATTTGAACAATGGTACGAAGAAGCGATGCAAAATGAGCAGAAGGCTGAAAGTTTGTTAAAACAAATTATCGCCAAAAAAGAAAATATACTGAGTAATTTTGAACTTGTTCAGGGGAAATATGAAGCAGTAAAGAATAAAGAACCTGAGAGAGAAGATGCAAAAAAACTTGTTCAAAGATTAGAAGAGTTACAATCGATTATTGCATCGTTAGCTGAGAAACAGTTGAATTTACAAAATGCAGAAATTCAAATAGGAAAATTAAAAGAAAGTATGCAAAACTTTGATCGACAATTAGAAGAGCATACAAATCAAAAACAGCTAATGTCTAGTGAATTACAGCAATTAGAGCGAGCGCTTGAACAATATGTAGCTAAAGTAGAAGAACTAACGAATATGCGAGAAGATGCAAAAGTTTTAAAGCAAGCATATGATGTATGGCAAGAAAAACAAAAATTCGAAAAAGAAAAAGAAACTGCATTTACTAAGATGCAAGAGGCAGTTCGTGCATATGAGAATATGGAACGTCGCTGGTTAAGTGAACAAGCTGGTATATTGGCTCTTCATCTACATGATGGCGAATCTTGTCCAGTATGTGGTAGTACGAACCATCCGAAAAAAGCTACAGAGCAAAGTGATGCGATCGATGAAAAAGAGTTAAATGATTTAAGAGACAAGAAGAATCTTGCTGAAAAATTACATGTTCAGTTAGATGAGAAATGGAATTTCTATCACCTTCAATATGAACAGATAATAGTAGAGGTTAAGAAGCGAGGCTATCGCTCAGAGAAATTAGATGAAACATATAGTGCACTTGTTCACAAGGGAAAACAATTAGCAACTGAAGTGAATACGTTAAAGGCAAGTGAAGAAACGCGTAAGCAAACAGCTGTGAAAATAAAAAGCGTAGAAGAAAAAGTAGATGCACTTCAAAAACAAAAACGTGAGGTAGAAACAGAGCAGCACCGTATCGAAATGGATTGTATGCAGCTTCGTACGTCATATGAACATGATAAGAAAAACATTCCTGAAAACTTACAGACAGTCCAAGCTTGGAAAGTTCAATTTGATCAAGCTATGCATGAACTCAGATTAATGGAGGACGAATGGAAAAAAGTGCAGGAAGCGTATCAACATTGGCAAAACGAAAATATACGTATTCAAGCAGAACAGGAAGGTGCTATTAATCAATTTGAAAGTGCAAAATTGAAGAAAGAAGAGACTTTCACGCGCTTTATGAAAGAACTTGAGCAGAGCGGATTTACAAATCAATCTACGTATAAAGAAGCTAAATTAAGTGATGCTGAGATGGAATTAATACAAAAAGAAATTCAAAGCTATTACTCATCTCTTGAAGTACTTGCGAAACAAATTGAAGAGTTACATGCTGAAGTAAAAGATAAAGAGTATATGGATATTACAGTGTTAGGTGAACACATACAAGAACTAGAAATTAATCTTGATATCATTAAAGAAAAACGTCAACGTGCGCAAAATGCGGTAACATATATTTCTGATTTACATGAAAATATTAAACGTATTGATGAGCAAATTCATGAGGAAGAAAAAGCTTTCCAAGAACTTGTTGATTTATATGAAGTAATGAAGGGTGATAACGAAAGTCGTATATCATTTGAACGTTACATCTTAATAGAGTATTTAGAACAAATTGTTCAAATTGCAAACGAACGATTACGTAAATTATCAAATGGACAATTTTATTTAAAACGAAGTGAACGAGTAGAAAAGAGAAATCGTCAAAGTGGATTAGGCTTAGATGTATATGACGCTTATACGGGCCAAACACGCGATGTAAAAACATTATCTGGCGGCGAGAAATTTAATGCATCACTTTGTTTAGCGCTTGGAATGGCGGATGTCATTCAAGCATATGAAGGTGGTATCTCCATCGAAACGATGTTTATCGATGAAGGTTTTGGTTCATTAGATGAGGAATCATTAACAAAAGCAGTTGACGCCTTAATTGACTTACAAAAATCAGGCCGATTTATCGGTGTTATTTCGCACGTTCAAGAGCTGAAAAACGCAATGCCAGCTGTATTAGAAGTAACAAAGCAGAAGGATGGATGTAGTGAGACTAGGTTTGTGGTGAAGTAA
- a CDS encoding ArsR/SmtB family transcription factor: MTTYTSEMRKSLVSEEDVDILKIMAHPIRLQIVNELSTRKTCNVTQLTELLNIPQSTVSQHLSKMKGKVLRAERRGLEIYYHINNLKASKIVSVLGYIN; this comes from the coding sequence ATGACAACATATACGAGTGAAATGAGAAAAAGTTTAGTTTCAGAAGAAGATGTAGATATTTTAAAAATTATGGCGCACCCAATCCGCTTACAAATTGTAAATGAATTAAGTACGAGAAAAACTTGTAACGTAACACAACTAACAGAATTACTGAATATTCCGCAATCGACTGTTTCGCAACATTTATCAAAAATGAAGGGTAAAGTGTTACGAGCTGAGAGAAGAGGTTTAGAAATTTATTATCACATTAACAATTTAAAAGCGAGTAAGATTGTAAGTGTATTAGGATATATAAACTAA
- a CDS encoding YkvS family protein: MKANVGDTILFQRNNLKITGSVLKLYTESVLVEITNVSGGTFEFDRTIVNHKNYKILNTST; encoded by the coding sequence ATGAAAGCAAACGTAGGGGATACTATACTTTTTCAACGAAATAATTTAAAGATTACGGGATCTGTACTAAAACTTTATACTGAATCGGTCTTAGTTGAAATTACAAATGTAAGCGGTGGTACTTTTGAATTTGATCGAACAATTGTAAATCATAAAAACTATAAAATTTTAAATACGAGTACATAA
- a CDS encoding OFA family MFS transporter: MKKSAVNPWLVVLGTVIVQMGLGTIYTWSLFNQPLVSKYGWSLNAVAITFSITSLSLAFSTLFASKLQEKWGLRKLIMIAGLALGLGLILSSQASSLLLLYVLAGVVVGYADGTAYITSLSNLIKWFPERKGLIAGISVSAYGSGSLIFKYVNAQLIESVGVSQAFIYWGLIVTAMIVLGACLIHQAADQGAVQETKTHEYTTKEMLGTKQVYLLFIMLFTSCMSGLYLIGMVKDIGVQLVGLSAATAANAVAMVAIFNTLGRIILGPLSDKIGRLKIVTGTFVVMASSVLVLSFVDLNYGIYFVCVASVAFCFGGNITIFPAIVGDFFGMKNHSKNYGIVYQGFGFGALAGSFIGALLGGFKPTFMVIGVLCVVSFIIAILIQAPKQKKEQEEEYRSVA; encoded by the coding sequence ATGAAAAAATCAGCTGTTAATCCATGGCTTGTTGTCCTTGGCACAGTCATAGTACAAATGGGACTTGGGACGATATACACATGGAGTTTATTCAATCAGCCTTTAGTTAGTAAATACGGTTGGAGTCTTAACGCAGTTGCAATAACTTTCTCAATTACTAGTCTTTCTTTAGCATTTTCAACTTTATTTGCGAGTAAATTGCAAGAAAAATGGGGACTTCGTAAACTTATTATGATAGCTGGACTAGCATTAGGACTAGGATTAATACTTAGTTCACAAGCTTCCTCATTACTATTGCTTTATGTACTTGCAGGAGTTGTTGTAGGATATGCAGATGGTACAGCATATATCACTTCACTATCAAATTTAATAAAGTGGTTTCCAGAGCGTAAAGGTTTAATTGCTGGTATTTCTGTCTCTGCATATGGTTCTGGTAGCTTAATCTTTAAATACGTTAACGCACAGTTAATTGAATCAGTTGGTGTATCACAAGCATTTATATATTGGGGTTTAATTGTTACAGCTATGATTGTTCTTGGAGCTTGTTTAATCCATCAAGCTGCTGATCAAGGTGCAGTTCAGGAAACAAAAACTCATGAATATACAACGAAAGAAATGTTAGGCACAAAACAAGTATACTTATTATTCATCATGTTATTTACATCATGTATGAGTGGCTTATACTTAATTGGTATGGTAAAAGATATTGGTGTTCAACTTGTAGGGCTTAGCGCAGCGACAGCAGCTAATGCGGTGGCTATGGTTGCAATATTCAACACTCTAGGTCGTATTATTCTAGGACCTTTATCAGATAAAATTGGTCGTTTGAAAATCGTTACTGGTACTTTTGTTGTTATGGCGAGTTCAGTATTAGTTCTAAGTTTTGTAGATTTAAATTATGGTATTTACTTCGTATGTGTAGCAAGTGTAGCGTTTTGCTTTGGTGGAAATATCACTATTTTCCCAGCTATTGTTGGTGATTTCTTCGGTATGAAAAACCATAGTAAGAATTACGGAATTGTGTATCAAGGATTTGGATTCGGAGCGCTTGCAGGTTCCTTTATCGGTGCACTTCTAGGTGGATTCAAACCAACCTTCATGGTGATTGGCGTATTATGTGTCGTGTCATTCATTATCGCAATTTTAATTCAAGCACCTAAACAGAAAAAAGAACAAGAAGAAGAGTATCGCAGCGTAGCATAA
- the dhbA gene encoding 2,3-dihydro-2,3-dihydroxybenzoate dehydrogenase, with the protein MNLGEFDGKTVLVTGAAQGIGSVVAKMFLERGATVIAVDQNEERLQVLLKQNELNKTRMKTFRLDVSDSAAVEDMINHIANDIAPIDILVNVAGVLRMGAIHSLSDEDWNKTFSVNSTGVFYMSRAVSKHMMQRKSGAIVTVGSNAANTPRVEMAAYAASKAATTMFMKCLGLELAAYNIRCNLVSPGSTETEMQRLLWADENGAKNIIAGSQSTYRLGIPLQKIAQPSEIAEAVLFLASDKASHITMHNLCVDGGATLGV; encoded by the coding sequence ATGAACTTAGGGGAATTTGATGGGAAAACTGTTTTAGTAACAGGTGCAGCCCAAGGAATAGGTAGTGTTGTTGCCAAAATGTTTTTAGAAAGAGGAGCTACAGTTATTGCGGTTGATCAAAATGAAGAGAGGTTACAAGTACTCTTAAAACAAAATGAATTAAATAAAACACGTATGAAAACATTTCGTTTAGATGTAAGTGATAGTGCTGCTGTTGAAGACATGATAAATCATATTGCAAATGATATAGCGCCAATAGATATATTAGTAAATGTTGCAGGGGTTTTACGTATGGGAGCGATTCACTCGTTAAGTGATGAAGATTGGAATAAAACATTTTCTGTAAATTCTACAGGAGTTTTCTACATGTCCCGAGCAGTAAGCAAACATATGATGCAAAGAAAGTCAGGGGCAATTGTTACAGTTGGTTCAAATGCAGCAAATACACCGAGAGTGGAGATGGCTGCATATGCTGCATCAAAAGCTGCTACGACGATGTTTATGAAATGTTTAGGATTAGAACTTGCAGCGTACAACATTCGCTGTAACCTAGTTTCTCCGGGTTCTACTGAAACTGAAATGCAAAGGTTACTATGGGCTGATGAGAATGGGGCAAAAAATATAATTGCTGGTTCTCAAAGTACATATAGACTCGGTATACCGTTACAAAAAATTGCACAGCCTTCAGAAATTGCTGAAGCAGTATTGTTTTTAGCTTCAGATAAAGCGAGTCATATTACAATGCACAATTTATGTGTCGATGGCGGAGCTACATTAGGAGTTTAA
- the dhbC gene encoding isochorismate synthase DhbC yields MNEFTAVKELSEKLLEDYKTESSFFFASPTRTILAEGEFTTVKHHEIESFPELVQAVLRNAKQAGNPNPIVVGALPFDRRKEVQLIVPEYSRISERLQLDTTNQLETNENVTFEMTPMPDPEVYMNGVKQGIEKIQYGDLKKIVLSRSLDVKSSEKIDKQKLLRELAEHNKHGYTFAVNLPRDENENSKTLIGASPELLVSRNGMQVTSNPLAGSRPRSDDPVEDKRRVEELLSSSKDLHEHAVVVEAVAAALRPYCHTLHVPEKPSVIHSEAMWHLSTEVKGELKDPNTTSLELAIALHPTPAVCGTPMEEAREAIQKIEPFDREFFTGMLGWSDLNGDGEWIVTIRCAEVQENTLRLYAGAGVVAESIPEDELAETSAKFQTMLKALGLRDSSLNEK; encoded by the coding sequence ATGAATGAATTTACGGCTGTAAAGGAACTGTCAGAAAAATTATTAGAAGATTATAAGACTGAATCTTCTTTCTTTTTCGCTTCACCAACTCGAACGATATTAGCAGAAGGAGAGTTTACTACAGTAAAGCATCATGAAATTGAAAGTTTCCCAGAGCTTGTACAAGCAGTGTTACGTAATGCAAAACAAGCCGGAAATCCGAATCCTATCGTTGTAGGTGCCTTGCCATTTGATCGTAGAAAAGAAGTTCAACTTATCGTACCAGAATATAGCAGAATTTCTGAGCGTTTACAATTGGATACAACAAATCAGCTTGAAACAAATGAGAACGTAACATTCGAAATGACGCCAATGCCAGATCCTGAAGTGTATATGAATGGTGTGAAGCAAGGAATTGAAAAAATACAGTACGGGGATTTAAAGAAAATCGTTCTATCCAGATCGTTAGATGTTAAATCTTCCGAAAAGATTGATAAGCAAAAACTTCTTCGAGAATTAGCAGAGCATAATAAGCACGGCTATACATTTGCTGTGAATTTACCGAGGGATGAAAACGAGAATAGTAAAACGTTAATTGGAGCAAGCCCTGAATTACTCGTTTCACGTAATGGTATGCAAGTTACTTCTAATCCGTTAGCTGGTTCAAGACCACGTAGTGATGACCCAGTGGAAGATAAGAGAAGGGTAGAGGAATTACTTTCTTCCTCAAAAGATTTACATGAACATGCGGTAGTAGTAGAAGCAGTTGCTGCAGCGCTTCGTCCGTACTGTCATACATTACATGTTCCGGAAAAGCCATCCGTTATTCATAGTGAAGCGATGTGGCATTTATCTACTGAAGTGAAAGGTGAACTAAAGGATCCGAATACTACTTCTTTGGAATTAGCAATTGCTCTTCACCCTACGCCAGCAGTTTGCGGAACGCCGATGGAAGAAGCGAGAGAGGCGATTCAAAAAATTGAGCCATTTGACCGTGAATTCTTTACAGGCATGCTAGGATGGAGCGATTTAAATGGAGATGGAGAATGGATTGTTACAATTCGTTGTGCTGAAGTACAAGAAAATACACTTCGTTTATATGCAGGAGCTGGAGTTGTTGCTGAGTCAATACCAGAAGATGAGTTAGCAGAAACATCGGCTAAGTTCCAAACAATGTTAAAAGCTTTAGGGTTAAGAGATAGTTCACTTAATGAAAAATAG